A stretch of DNA from Methylogaea oryzae:
CTGGGGACACGTCCTGCTGTTTTGGCCGTTGCCGGTATTGCTGGCTTTCCACATCCTGTCCACTTACTACTTCTGAACCATGTCAGCCAAAGCCCTGTGGACCGGCGCCATTCTCGTCACCTTGCTGATCGGCGGCTATCTCGGCTATGCGCTGTTCGCCCATACGCCGCTGGCCCAAGCGGGCAAAGCGCTGTTTCTGCCCGGCCCGGCCACCCACGGCCACTACCAAATCGAACTGGCCTGCTCCGCCTGCCACAAGCCCTTCCAAGGCGCACCGCAAAAAGCATGCGTGGATTGCCACGGCGAAGCGCTGAAGGCGGCCGAGGACAGCCACTCCAACCGCAAATTCACCGACCCGCGCAACGCCGCCATGTTGCGGCAGGTGGACGCGTTGCGTTGCGTCACCTGCCACCGCGAGCATCGCCCGGAGCAGACGCGCGCCATGGACGTCACCCAGCCCGACGACTTCTGCTACGCCTGCCATAACGACGTCGCCAAGGAGCGCCCCAGCCACAAGGATTTCGCTCCGGACAGCTGCGCCAACGCCGGCTGCCACAACTACCACGACAACAAGGCGCTGTACGAGGATTTCCTGGCCGCCCATCTGCACGAGCCGGATCACAAGCAACCGGCGCTGCTGCCGTTGCGCAATCTGGCGGAACAAGTGCCGGCCGGCCAGCGCAAGCCGCCTTTGGCGGACAAGGACGCCAACGCGCCCGCCGGCGTGTCGTTGCCGCCGGAGCAACTGCGCGCCTGGGCGGAAACGTCTCACGCCAAAAGCGGCATCAACTGCGCCGATTGCCACCAAGCCAAGCAGCCCAACGGCCAGCCCGCCGCCTGGCAAGACCGGCTCGACGACAAAGCCTGCCAAACCTGCCACAAGGGCGAAAGCAAAGGCTTCCTCGCCGGCAAGCACGGCATGCGCCTAGCCCAGGGCCTGCCTCCCATGAGCCCCGGCCAAGCGCGCCTGCCCATGCAGGCCGAGGCGCACGACAAAACGCTGGGTTGCACTGCCTGCCACGACGTCCACGCCTTCGACACCCGCCGCGCGGCGGTGGAATCCTGCCTGGGCTGCCACGACGACGGCCACAGCCGCTCGTACAAACAATCCCCGCACTACCGCCTATGGCAGGCCGAAACGGAAGGCAAAGGCGCGAAAGGCAGCGGCGTCTCCTGCGCCAGCTGCCATTTGCCGCGCCTGGCCGAGAAAAACGACGGACGGACGGACGTTCATGTGGAACACAACCAAAGCATGAACCTGCATCCCAACGAAAAAATGGTCCGCGGCGTATGCATGCAGTGCCACGGCCTGGGCTATTCCCTGGATGCGCTGGCCGACAAAGCATTGGTGAAAAGCAACTTCGACCGCAAGCCGGCCGAGCACCTGCGTAGCCTGGACATGGCCGAAGAGCGCCAGCGCTCCAAGGGGAAAAATAAAAATCGCCAATAAGCCTAGGGGCCGCGCGGCCCCGCCATAAAAACAACAACTCACTACAACGGGGGAAGCATGAAAACGACGAAAGCCTGCGCGGGCATTTTGGCAATCGGCATCGCGGCCGCAACGGCGCTGCCGGGCTGCGACCAATTGAGCGGCAAGAGCGGCGGCATCCAGCCGCAAACCATGGCGGACGCCCTGCACGCCGTACTGGCGGCGGATCGGGCGGTGTATGCCGACAGCGTGGTCAATCGCCTGGCCAACCAGGAAAAAGTGATCAAAGCCACCGAGCACTGGAAGGACGACAAGAGCCTGCCGCTGCCGGCGCAAGTGTTCCGCATGGGCTCGGAAACCGTGGCCGAGCAAGGCCACAACTTCAGCTACGCCCTGTTGTCCTTGTGGCCCATCAACAAGAAAAACGAAGCGAAAACGGAAGCGGAAAAAACCGGCCTGCAATTCGTGACGGATCACCCCGGGGAAAACTACTACGGCGAGGAAGAACTCGGCGGCAAGCGCTACTTCACCGCCGTCTACGCCGACAAAGCGGTGTCCGAAGCCTGCGCCGCCTGCCATAACCGTCACGCCGACAGTCCCCGAACCGACTTCAAGCTGAACGACGTCATGGGCGGCGTCGTGGTGCGCATTCCCCTCGACAACTAAAAAAACGGCCCGCCGCCTAGGCGCGTCCAATCCCCCTTGTAGCCCGTAAAGTTAACCGAGGCTGGAGAATGTTGGAGAAACTCAAATCGCTGTTGGGCATGCAGCCTAGCCTATACGCAAGAGTCGGCGGCGGAGCGGCCATGGATGCCGCGGTCGATATTTTCTACCGCAAGGTGTTGGACGATTCCTGCATCCGTTACCTCTTCGAAGACGTGGACATGGATCAACAGCGGGCCAAGCAAAAACGCTTCCTGTCCATGGTCTGCGGCGGCCCCGACAAATTCACCGGCCTGCAAATGCGCGAGGCCCACGCCCACCTGCTGGCCTTGGGCCTGAACGACGAGCATTTCGATCACATCATGGAACATTTGCGCACGTCGCTGGAATCCTGCGGCGTCAAGCCGCCGGATCTGACGCAGATCCTCGACGTGGCGGAAAGCTTCCGCGAGGACGTGCTGGGGCGTTGACGCGGGCGAGCCCGGAAGGCCGGCTTGGCCTTATACTGCCAGCCACGCCCTTTCCGCCCTAGGAGACGCCCATGGACATACTGCTCACCGGAGGCACCGGCTTCATCGGCCGCAGCCTTTGCACGCAGCTGTTGCAGCAAGGCCACAACCTCACCCTACTGAGCCGCAGCCCGGCGAAAACGCCGGCGCTGTTCGATCGCCCGGTACAGACCGTCGCCGCGTTACGCGACCTGACGCCGGATCGCCATTTTCACGCCGTCGTCAACCTGGCCGGCGAGCCCATCATGGACGCCCGCTGGACGGCGAAACGCAAACAAGCCCTGCTGGACAGCCGCGTCGGCATCACCCGCCAGTTGCTGGACTTTATGGCGCGGGCCGAGCGTAAACCCGCGGTGTTGCTGAGCGGGTCCGCCATCGGCTGGTACGGCGACCAAGGGGACAAGCCGCTGAACGAAACCGCCACCACCGACGCCGCCGATTTCGGCCACAGCCTGTGCCGGCAATGGGAGCAAGCCGCGCTGGAGGCCGAAGCGCTGGGCGTGCGCGTCTGCCTGCTGCGCACCGGCCTGGTGATAGGCAAAAACGGCGGCTTCCTGGCGCGCATGCTGCCGGCCTTCCGCCTGGGTCTGGGCGCACGCCTCGGCCACGGCCGGCAATGGATGTCCTG
This window harbors:
- a CDS encoding cytochrome c3 family protein; translation: MSAKALWTGAILVTLLIGGYLGYALFAHTPLAQAGKALFLPGPATHGHYQIELACSACHKPFQGAPQKACVDCHGEALKAAEDSHSNRKFTDPRNAAMLRQVDALRCVTCHREHRPEQTRAMDVTQPDDFCYACHNDVAKERPSHKDFAPDSCANAGCHNYHDNKALYEDFLAAHLHEPDHKQPALLPLRNLAEQVPAGQRKPPLADKDANAPAGVSLPPEQLRAWAETSHAKSGINCADCHQAKQPNGQPAAWQDRLDDKACQTCHKGESKGFLAGKHGMRLAQGLPPMSPGQARLPMQAEAHDKTLGCTACHDVHAFDTRRAAVESCLGCHDDGHSRSYKQSPHYRLWQAETEGKGAKGSGVSCASCHLPRLAEKNDGRTDVHVEHNQSMNLHPNEKMVRGVCMQCHGLGYSLDALADKALVKSNFDRKPAEHLRSLDMAEERQRSKGKNKNRQ
- a CDS encoding Tll0287-like domain-containing protein, which translates into the protein MKTTKACAGILAIGIAAATALPGCDQLSGKSGGIQPQTMADALHAVLAADRAVYADSVVNRLANQEKVIKATEHWKDDKSLPLPAQVFRMGSETVAEQGHNFSYALLSLWPINKKNEAKTEAEKTGLQFVTDHPGENYYGEEELGGKRYFTAVYADKAVSEACAACHNRHADSPRTDFKLNDVMGGVVVRIPLDN
- a CDS encoding group I truncated hemoglobin → MLEKLKSLLGMQPSLYARVGGGAAMDAAVDIFYRKVLDDSCIRYLFEDVDMDQQRAKQKRFLSMVCGGPDKFTGLQMREAHAHLLALGLNDEHFDHIMEHLRTSLESCGVKPPDLTQILDVAESFREDVLGR
- a CDS encoding TIGR01777 family oxidoreductase codes for the protein MDILLTGGTGFIGRSLCTQLLQQGHNLTLLSRSPAKTPALFDRPVQTVAALRDLTPDRHFHAVVNLAGEPIMDARWTAKRKQALLDSRVGITRQLLDFMARAERKPAVLLSGSAIGWYGDQGDKPLNETATTDAADFGHSLCRQWEQAALEAEALGVRVCLLRTGLVIGKNGGFLARMLPAFRLGLGARLGHGRQWMSWIHLDDHVAMTCKLLDDAALSGPFNLTAPHPVTNAEFTQTLAAALHRPALLPLPAWPLKLAMGEMAELLLGGQRVLPERLLQAGYRFKFPTLDLALSEAIG